A genomic segment from Epinephelus fuscoguttatus linkage group LG17, E.fuscoguttatus.final_Chr_v1 encodes:
- the rpl15 gene encoding 60S ribosomal protein L15: MGAYRYMQELWRKKQSDVMRFLLRVRCWQYRQLSNLHRAPRPTRPDKARRLGYKAKQGYVVYRVRVRRGGRKRPVPKGATYGKPVHHGVNQIKFARSLQSTAEERAGRHCGALRVLNSYWVGEDSTYKFFEVILVDTFHKAIRRNPDTQWITKAVHKHREMRGLTSAGKKSRGLGKGHKFHLTIGGSRRAAWKRRNTLQLRRYR, translated from the exons ATGGGAGCATATAGGTATATGCAGGAGCTATGGCGCAAGAAGCAGTCCGACGTGATGCGCTTCCTGCTCCGCGTCCGCTGCTGGCAGTACCGTCAGCTGTCCAACCTCCACCGTGCTCCTAGACCCACCAGACCTGACAAGGCCCGTAGACTGGGCTACAAGGCCAAGCAAG GTTACGTAGTGTATCGTGTCCGTGTGCGCCGTGGAGGTCGTAAACGCCCCGTCCCCAAGGGTGCTACCTACGGCAAGCCAGTGCACCATGGCGTCAACCAGATCAAGTTTGCCCGCAGTCTGCAGTCCACCGCTGAG GAGCGTGCTGGCCGTCACTGTGGAGCTCTGCGAGTGCTGAACTCCTACTGGGTGGGCGAGGACTCCACCTACAAGTTCTTCGAGGTGATTCTGGTCGACACCTTCCACAAGGCCATCAGACGCAACCCAGATACCCAATGGATCACAAAGGCTGTGCACAAGCACAGAGAGATGCGTGGCCTGACATCTGCAGGAAAGAAGAGCCGCGGCCTGGGCAAGGGCCACAAGTTCCACCTGACCATCGGAGGCTCCCGCCGTGCAGCCTGGAAGAGGCGCAACACCCTGCAGCTGCGCCGTTATCGTTAG
- the nr1d2b gene encoding nuclear receptor subfamily 1 group D member 2b, translated as MESTKAGGVIAYISSSSSASSPESCHSDSSNGSYQSSSPPHGSSPSRHQLGQRADTTLPAGGQNLPGTQKSGRSSSTAKCGITKINGLVLLCKVCGDVASGFHYGVHACEGCKGFFRRSIQQNIQYKKCLKNESCPIMRINRNRCQQCRFKKCLMVGMSRDSVRFGRIPKREKQRMLLEMQSAMNNMMNNSQLHSQLHSSQTLPISKPLPASATEPTSEDTGPAPSSSAAPSPCSSQSESSPDPEPTVAMDTSTSSASPSSSDSGEEEVIGSVTRAHQETFMYNQEQSSLTAETPPPTGPPNSGSAKNTSNLRTEERQDAWNHHNNLVTMAAQDPPSSLGPQAEEENTDNHCPFRLSRSAAASHCPAYTHGAFGAPSSEGPVSGAYSGPLWRGGNRMHLVCPMNTSPYVDPQKSGHEVWEEFSHSFTPAVREVVEFAKKIPGFRDLSQHDQVSLLKAGTFEVLVVRFASLFDVKDRTVTFLGGKKYSVDTLRAMGAGDLLNSMFDFSEKLINLGLSEEEMSLFTAVVLVSADRSGIENVNSVEALQETLIRALRSLITKNHPNESAIFTKLLLKLPDLRSLNNMHSEELLAFKVHS; from the exons ATGGAGTCGACCAAAGCTG GAGGCGTAATAGCCTACATCAGCTCGTCCAGCTCTGCCTCCAGCCCAGAGTCCTGCCACAGCGACTCCTCCAATGGCAGCTACCAGTCGTCCTCTCCGCCCCACGGCTCCTCGCCCAGCCGCCACCAGCTGGGGCAGCGTGCCGACACCACACTCCCCGCCGGCGGCCAAAACCTTCCAGGGACTCAGAAAAGTGGACGCTCCTCCTCCACTGCAAAATGTGGCATCACAA AAATCAACggcctggtgctgctgtgtaAGGTGTGCGGCGACGTGGCGTCTGGTTTCCACTATGGCGTCCATGCCTGCGAGGGCTGCAAG GGCTTCTTCAGGAGGAGCATCCAGCAGAACATCCAGTATAAGAAGTGCCTTAAGAACGAGAGCTGCCCCATCATGAGGATCAACCGCAACCGCTGCCAGCAGTGCCGCTTCAAGAAATGCCTGATGGTGGGCATGTCCAGAGACT CTGTGCGCTTTGGCCGAATCCCGAAGCGTGAGAAACAGCGCATGCTGCTGGAGATGCAGAGCGCCATGAACAACATGATGAACAACAGCCAGTTGCACAGCCAGCTGCACAGCAGCCAGACGCTACCTATCAGCAAACCTCTGCCGGCCAGTGCCACAGAACCTACCTCAGAGGACActggccccgccccctccagcTCTGCAGCCCCCTCACCGTGCTCCAGCCAATCTGAATCCAGCCCCGACCCTGAGCCCACCGTGGCCATGGACACCAGCACCAGCTCGGCGTCGCCCAGCTCCTCGGACAGCGGTGAGGAGGAGGTGATTGGCTCCGTGACCAGGGCCCACCAGGAGACCTTCATGTACAACCAGGAGCAGAGCAGCCTGACAGCCGAGACCCCGCCCCCAACGGGCCCCCCGAACAGTGGCTCAGCGAAAAACACCTCTAACCTCCGGACAGAGGAGCGGCAGGACGCCTGGAACCACCACAACAACCTGGTCACCATGGCAGCACAAGACCCGCCCTCCAGCCTGGGCCcccaggctgaggaggagaacACCGACAACCACTGCCCCTTCAGGCTCTCAAGGAGTGCTGCTGCCAGCCACTGTCCAGCCTACACACACGGAGCTTTTGGAGCTCCGTCCTCAGAGGGCCCCGTGAGCGGAGCCTACAGCGGGCCCCTGTGGAGAGGAGGCAACAGGATGCATCTG GTGTGTCCCATGAACACCTCTCCTTACGTGGACCCTCAGAAGTCTGGCCACGAGGTGTGGGAGGAGTTTTCCCACAGCTTCACCCCAGCTGTCAGGGAGGTGGTGGAGTTTGCCAAGAAGATCCCAGGCTTCAGAGACCTGTCCCAGCACGACCAGGTCAGCCTGCTGAAGGCTGGCACCTTTGAG GTTTTGGTGGTTCGCTTTGCTTCTCTCTTCGATGTGAAAGACCGCACCGTCACCTTCCTGGGCGGCAAGAAATACAGCGTGGACACTCTGAGGGCCATGGGGGCCGGGGACCTCCTCAACTCCATGTTTGACTTCAGTGAGAAGCTCATCAACCTGGGCCTCAGCGAGGAGGAGATGAGCCTCTTCACTGCCGTGGTTCTGGTCTCTGCAG ATCGCTCAGGCATCGAGAACGTGAACTCGGTGGAGGCCCTTCAGGAGACGCTGATCCGCGCCTTGCGAAGCCTCATCACCAAGAACCACCCCAACGAGTCGGCCATCTTCACCAAGCTGCTGCTCAAACTGCCCGACCTTCGCTCGCTCAACAACATGCACTCTGAGGAGCTGCTGGCCTTCAAGGTCCATTCCTGA